The genomic window CCGCATTCTTGCTGCACTGCGAGACCTTCCTCGCCATCACCACCGTCCGCAGGCTCCGTTCCGCCGCGTTGTTCGTCGGGGGAATGTCCGGGTCCTTCAGGAACCGCCACAACCGGTCCAGCACACTCTGCTTCAGGATGCCCAGTCGAAGTCGCTCGTTCGCTTTCGACTTCAGTGGTGCCCGGTTCAGCAGGGCGTCCAGACGCAGGGTGAGTTCCTCACCCTGCTGCGCGTATTCCTCTCGCGTGCATACCCCAGTCGTCACGTCCCGGTGCAGTCGGTGCCGTCCCGGAACACCTGCGCGACCCGTTGCCCGTACAGCTCTCCCCGCCCAGGTTGCCGCTGGAGAACAGCGGCGACCTCATCCGCGTTGCGGATCAGGTGCGCCAGGCACTTCTGCTGCCGGACATCCTGCAGGTAGCGGCTGTCGTACGAGGAGAAGCGGT from Deinococcus seoulensis includes these protein-coding regions:
- a CDS encoding IS66 family transposase produces the protein MTTGVCTREEYAQQGEELTLRLDALLNRAPLKSKANERLRLGILKQSVLDRLWRFLKDPDIPPTNNAAERSLRTVVMARKVSQCSKNA
- a CDS encoding IS66 family transposase, with translation RSADTVVFRANLRHTNVEVREGLGNNFAGVLISDRFSSYDSRYLQDVRQQKCLAHLIRNADEVAAVLQRQPGRGELYGQRVAQVFRDGTDCTGT